The genomic region AGCAGGTGGGGGCTCAGTGTGACAAGCGGGTGGGGGGCTCAGTGTGACAAGCGGGTGGGGGCTCAGTGTGAAAGTGGGTGGGGGCTCAGTGTGACAAGCGGGTGGGGGCTCAGTGTGACAAGCAGATGGGGGCTCAGTGTGACAAGCGGGTGGGGGCTCAGTGTGACAAGCGGGTGGGGGCTCAGTGTGACAAGCGGGTGGGGGCTCAGTGTGACATGTGGGTGGGGGCTCAGTGTGACAAGTGGGTGGGGGCTCAGTGTGACAAGCGGGTGGGGGCTCAGTGTGACAAGCGGGTGGGGGCTCAGTGTGACAAGCGGGTGGGGGCTCAGTGTGACAAGCAGGTGGGGGCTCAGTGTGACATGTGGGTGGGGGCTCAGTGTGACACAGGAGAAGAGGACTTCAGTGTCACTTAGTGTGACAATGGCTCAGTGTGACACATGAGTAGGGGAGGGGCTCAGTGTAACACATGTCAGGAGAAGGAGCTCCCTGTGACACATTAGTGAAACAAGACTATGGGACATAAACGTATGGGAGGGGATTAGTGTGACACATGAGTGCAGTAGAAACTCAGTATGACATATGCATTACAGGAACTAAGTGTGACACATGACAGGAGGAGGGGCTCATGCGACACATTAGTGTGACAGAGCTCAGTGTGACACATAAGTAACTCTCAAGGACTAACTGGGACACATTACTGTAACAGGATTCAATGTGACATTGGAAGGGGGCTTAGTGTGACACAGTGTGACAAGGGTACAGCGTGACAAATGACTAGAAGAAGAACTCAATGTGACACATATGATGAAGAGGGGCTCAGAGTGACAAATTAATGTGACAGGTTCAGTATGACACATGCGTAGAGGAAGGGTCCAGTATAACATAAATAAGGGAGGAGCTCACTGTGGCACATTAGTGTGAAAGTGTGAAACGAGCTGGTGAGAGGTCCAGCATGACACATGAGAAAGAAGGGGCTCAGTGTGAcatgagagtaggggaggggctcagtgtgacacgagagtaggggaggggctcagtgtgacacgagagtaggggaggggctcagtgtgacacgagaggaggaggggctcagtgtgacacgaggaggaggggctcagtgtgacacatgagaaaagaaagggctcagtgtgacacgagagtaggggaggggctcagtgtgacacgagagtaggggaggggctcagtgtgacacgagaggaggaggggctc from Saccopteryx leptura isolate mSacLep1 chromosome 6, mSacLep1_pri_phased_curated, whole genome shotgun sequence harbors:
- the LOC136376998 gene encoding cornifin alpha; the encoded protein is MWVGAQCDKWVGAQCDKWVGAQCDKQMGAQCDKQCDKRVGAQCDKQMGAQCDKRVGAQCDKRVGAQCDKRVGAQCDMWVGAQCDKWVGAQCDKRVGAQCDKRVGAQCDKRVGAQCDKQVGAQCDMWVGAQCDTGEEDFSVT